In [Leptolyngbya] sp. PCC 7376, a genomic segment contains:
- a CDS encoding formylglycine-generating enzyme family protein encodes MPRIILRQRPQTAQYFTEDLDGVDLDMMQIPAGTFVMGSPETEEDRDDDEGPQHMVRVSEFCLGRYPITQAQWRVVAGWEQVEQTLEPEPSNFKGEDLLPVEQVSWLDAKEFCARLNQRTKGKNYRFPSEAEWEYACRATTKMPPNPPVGDGGVIQIWNQKYHKPFSFGKTLTSEIANYRANYTYGRGIEGEYRQKTTPVGSFPANDFGLSDMHGNVGEWCEDDWHGDYKNAPTDGSVWLDETDDEDTPKVIRGGDWYSNPRYCRSACRINYSRVFRDFDIGFRVACSFPGIP; translated from the coding sequence ATGCCGCGAATCATCTTAAGACAACGTCCTCAGACGGCTCAATATTTCACGGAAGACCTTGATGGTGTGGATCTGGATATGATGCAGATACCAGCAGGAACCTTCGTGATGGGGTCACCGGAGACAGAAGAGGACAGAGACGACGACGAAGGCCCTCAGCATATGGTGAGAGTGTCAGAGTTTTGTTTGGGGAGGTATCCAATAACTCAAGCCCAATGGCGGGTTGTTGCGGGGTGGGAGCAGGTAGAACAAACATTAGAGCCTGAGCCATCAAACTTCAAAGGTGAGGATCTTCTACCTGTGGAGCAAGTGTCATGGCTGGATGCTAAGGAGTTTTGTGCGAGGCTAAATCAAAGAACGAAAGGGAAAAACTATAGGTTCCCCAGCGAAGCGGAATGGGAATATGCCTGTAGAGCAACTACGAAGATGCCTCCTAACCCTCCGGTGGGAGATGGCGGAGTGATTCAAATATGGAATCAGAAATATCACAAGCCATTTAGTTTTGGGAAGACGCTGACCTCAGAAATAGCCAACTATCGTGCGAATTACACCTATGGCAGAGGGATTGAAGGCGAGTATAGACAGAAAACAACTCCTGTGGGTTCATTTCCAGCGAATGACTTTGGGCTGAGTGATATGCACGGAAATGTAGGTGAGTGGTGTGAGGATGATTGGCATGGCGATTATAAAAATGCACCAACAGATGGCAGCGTATGGCTTGACGAAACAGATGACGAAGATACTCCAAAAGTAATACGCGGCGGTGATTGGTACAGCAATCCGAGGTACTGTCGGTCTGCGTGTCGAATCAACTATTCGCGCGTCTTCAGGGACTTCGACATCGGTTTTCGGGTTGCCTGTTCTTTCCCCGGGATCCCTTAA
- a CDS encoding RNA-directed DNA polymerase: MKRYENLWGKIIDFQNLLDASKQAQKSKRYRDNVLAFNNQRERNLLKLRHELITKSYRPGGYRTFRIFDPKPRLISAAPYRDRVIHHALCNVIVPLLDKSLIDTTYANRTGYGTHRALKQFITLARSSRYILQCDISKYFPSIDHQILKAQLHHKIKCKDTLWLIDLIIDYSNPQEPVHHYFPGDTLLTPLERRHGLPIGNLTSQFFANFYLNGFDHFVKEQLHARKYLRYVDDYALFSNDYGFLKDAKVAIRDYLEGLRLRMHPIKSQLFETKYGANFVRFRILPDRVRVRNDNLRRARHRLKQLQQDYATGMISLADLQLRLQSWEAHLKHGDTKTLRRDIFSQYSFVRPELEE, from the coding sequence GTGAAACGCTACGAAAATCTTTGGGGAAAGATTATTGATTTTCAGAATTTACTAGATGCCTCGAAACAAGCCCAGAAAAGCAAACGTTATCGGGATAATGTCCTCGCTTTTAATAATCAACGAGAACGTAATCTACTGAAGTTACGGCATGAACTCATCACCAAAAGCTACCGACCTGGTGGATATCGTACTTTTCGGATTTTTGACCCCAAACCTCGCTTGATTTCCGCTGCTCCCTATCGAGATCGAGTGATTCACCATGCGTTATGTAATGTGATCGTCCCTCTGCTAGATAAATCGTTGATCGATACCACCTACGCCAACCGAACTGGATATGGAACCCACCGTGCTTTAAAGCAGTTCATTACACTTGCGCGGTCTAGTCGCTACATTTTGCAGTGCGACATTTCCAAATATTTTCCGAGCATCGATCACCAGATTCTGAAGGCTCAACTCCACCACAAAATCAAATGCAAGGATACGCTTTGGTTGATTGATCTAATTATTGACTACAGCAATCCTCAGGAGCCAGTGCATCATTATTTTCCGGGGGATACTCTTCTAACTCCTTTAGAGCGTCGTCATGGTCTACCGATTGGCAATCTGACCAGCCAGTTTTTTGCGAATTTCTATCTCAATGGTTTTGATCATTTCGTAAAAGAACAACTCCACGCTCGAAAATACCTGCGGTATGTGGATGACTACGCGCTTTTTAGTAATGATTATGGTTTTCTCAAGGATGCCAAAGTTGCTATTCGTGATTATTTGGAGGGGTTGAGGCTACGTATGCATCCGATCAAAAGCCAACTGTTTGAAACAAAATACGGAGCAAATTTTGTGAGATTTAGGATTTTGCCGGATCGGGTGCGGGTCAGAAATGATAATCTGCGCCGCGCTAGACATCGCCTGAAACAGTTGCAACAGGATTATGCGACGGGAATGATTTCTCTGGCAGATTTACAGCTACGGCTCCAAAGCTGGGAAGCTCACCTCAAGCATGGGGATACGAAAACCCTTCGGCGCGATATTTTCAGTCAATATTCTTTTGTCCGCCCGGAACTAGAGGAATAA
- a CDS encoding CU044_2847 family protein, with translation MAIVEFKRDDGSSIYMEVEDKLAGSTPATHPDLEGLAGIGDVAENLIHAASQTFEGAMSSIKDIGNSIGENIVQRVQEMNEPADEVEVTFGVNLAADLGAIVAKTGGEVNYEITLKWDNREKNKQKKLEQQQRQQQQAEQTEDSEE, from the coding sequence ATGGCGATTGTTGAGTTTAAGCGAGATGACGGGTCTTCTATCTATATGGAAGTAGAGGACAAACTAGCTGGATCCACCCCTGCGACGCACCCCGATCTCGAAGGCTTAGCGGGTATTGGTGATGTTGCGGAGAATTTGATTCATGCCGCATCACAAACCTTTGAAGGCGCAATGTCCAGCATCAAAGATATTGGCAATAGTATCGGTGAAAATATTGTCCAAAGAGTGCAGGAAATGAATGAACCTGCGGATGAAGTTGAAGTGACGTTTGGTGTTAATCTGGCTGCGGATCTTGGGGCGATTGTCGCGAAAACTGGTGGCGAGGTTAATTACGAAATCACCCTGAAATGGGATAACCGAGAGAAGAATAAGCAGAAAAAATTAGAACAGCAGCAGCGTCAACAACAGCAAGCTGAACAGACGGAAGATTCGGAAGAATAG
- the avd gene encoding diversity-generating retroelement protein Avd translates to MSELSIIQKTYDLLKWYIPILNRLPKDFRFSLGSRMSDVLYGLLENLLRARYAKDKTPILETLSGELNVLMYQTRLLHDFELISTQRYEFASQLLDDLGHELGGWLKQQSQQKKR, encoded by the coding sequence ATGAGTGAGCTATCGATTATTCAGAAAACCTATGACCTCCTGAAATGGTACATCCCGATCCTGAATCGATTACCCAAGGATTTTCGGTTTAGTTTGGGTTCCCGCATGAGTGATGTTCTCTATGGCCTACTCGAAAATCTACTCAGAGCTAGGTATGCGAAAGATAAAACACCGATCCTAGAAACGCTCTCTGGTGAACTCAATGTACTGATGTATCAAACTCGTTTACTTCACGATTTTGAATTGATATCGACCCAGCGCTATGAGTTTGCATCGCAGTTACTTGATGATCTTGGTCATGAATTAGGCGGTTGGCTCAAGCAACAATCACAGCAAAAGAAACGATAG
- a CDS encoding formylglycine-generating enzyme family protein — protein sequence MAELELVRTKRKALYYKEILATEPSEIALEMTKIPAGGFWMGTPNEEIERICKEYSDEWYRNESPQHWVNIPKFFIGKYQVTQAQWRVVAGWEEVERSLKPEPLNWKGDDLPVERVSWLEAKEFCARLSRESRRNYRLPTEAEWEYACRAVWSEEFLTKQDQKQWNENHQQPFHFGETLSDEVANYAANNVYGRGTSGEYRKETTAVGSFPANNFGLYDMHGNVSEWCEDDFHESYENAPDDGSAWLKKDSNRKIRRGGDWYSHPWFCRSASRYHNSRDSRNGLIGFRVACSFPEIP from the coding sequence ATGGCAGAGCTGGAATTAGTAAGAACGAAACGAAAGGCACTCTACTACAAAGAAATCCTTGCGACTGAGCCGAGTGAAATTGCCCTAGAGATGACGAAAATCCCGGCAGGTGGCTTCTGGATGGGAACCCCGAACGAGGAAATAGAACGAATCTGCAAAGAATATAGTGATGAGTGGTATCGAAATGAATCGCCACAGCATTGGGTAAATATCCCCAAATTTTTTATTGGGAAATATCAGGTAACCCAAGCCCAATGGCGAGTTGTTGCAGGATGGGAGGAAGTAGAGCGATCGCTGAAACCAGAACCATTGAACTGGAAAGGAGATGACTTACCTGTGGAGAGGGTGTCATGGCTAGAGGCGAAAGAGTTTTGTGCGCGGCTAAGTAGAGAATCTCGACGCAATTATCGACTGCCAACAGAAGCAGAATGGGAGTATGCCTGTCGTGCAGTATGGTCTGAAGAGTTTTTAACAAAGCAAGATCAGAAGCAATGGAATGAGAACCATCAACAGCCCTTTCATTTCGGGGAAACATTAAGTGACGAAGTCGCTAACTATGCCGCGAATAATGTTTATGGCAGGGGTACATCAGGGGAATACCGAAAAGAAACAACAGCAGTGGGAAGCTTCCCGGCGAATAACTTTGGGCTATATGATATGCATGGTAATGTCTCGGAGTGGTGCGAAGATGATTTCCATGAGAGTTATGAAAATGCCCCTGATGACGGTTCTGCATGGTTAAAAAAAGACAGCAATAGAAAAATTCGACGCGGCGGTGATTGGTACAGCCATCCGTGGTTCTGTCGGTCTGCGTCTCGCTACCACAATTCGCGCGACAGCAGGAACGGCCTCATCGGTTTTCGGGTTGCCTGTTCTTTCCCAGAGATCCCTTAA